The following coding sequences lie in one Alphaproteobacteria bacterium genomic window:
- a CDS encoding substrate-binding domain-containing protein: MKDLRRNLTRRDTLKSGLAAGAALGVTGLGGLTVLDSAAAADRMPWDDLPEGESAASTGLQLRTIGLGVSVQDRFLNEFARRSGHETIGKVAGLTPMITEWLAGGYRNYDTNETNANRNAALWNTGLLQPIPVDKVPTWADARDLFTSTSALGYDAGSGWPLAEIWVDPQAQTEFKLVPQFFNCDSIGYRLDLIGEDIDSWGALVDPRFKGKVGILNDSLLTPGWCAGFMKKNGLAQIENTANMTNEEVDAVIEFLIERKQDGQFRAIWEDYGQCVNMLASGEIWLADAWNPVVEDVKKQGVICKYAFPKEGFTAWFHGVAVAKDTPNLQAAIDYVNFCLEGWWGAQVAPQGYYSPTTSCENYLKNSKNTDPDGEFNDYDWWYNGGASEDPKPGWPIRGRDTGSFAKRWSNIMHWMVWPDDPDYYAERWNDFLAA, translated from the coding sequence ATGAAGGATCTGCGCAGGAATCTCACGCGACGCGATACGCTGAAGTCGGGCTTGGCCGCCGGGGCGGCGCTCGGGGTGACCGGGCTCGGCGGCCTGACCGTGCTCGACAGCGCGGCGGCGGCCGACCGCATGCCTTGGGACGATCTGCCGGAGGGCGAGTCGGCCGCATCCACCGGGCTGCAGCTTCGTACGATCGGCCTCGGGGTCTCGGTTCAGGACCGCTTCCTGAACGAGTTCGCGCGGCGGAGCGGGCATGAGACCATCGGCAAGGTCGCCGGCCTGACCCCGATGATCACCGAGTGGCTCGCCGGCGGCTACCGCAACTACGACACCAACGAGACGAACGCCAACCGCAATGCGGCGCTGTGGAACACCGGGCTGCTGCAGCCGATTCCGGTGGACAAGGTGCCGACATGGGCCGATGCCCGCGACCTGTTCACCAGCACCTCGGCGCTCGGCTACGACGCGGGATCGGGCTGGCCGCTGGCGGAGATCTGGGTCGACCCGCAGGCGCAGACGGAGTTCAAGCTGGTGCCGCAGTTCTTCAACTGCGATTCGATCGGCTACCGCCTCGACCTGATCGGCGAGGACATCGACAGCTGGGGCGCGCTGGTCGATCCCAGGTTCAAGGGCAAGGTCGGCATCCTCAACGACAGCCTGCTGACCCCCGGCTGGTGTGCCGGCTTCATGAAGAAGAACGGCCTGGCCCAGATCGAAAACACCGCCAACATGACCAACGAAGAGGTCGATGCGGTCATCGAGTTCCTGATCGAGCGCAAGCAGGATGGCCAGTTCCGCGCGATCTGGGAAGACTATGGCCAGTGCGTCAACATGCTCGCCTCCGGCGAGATCTGGCTCGCCGACGCCTGGAACCCGGTCGTCGAGGACGTCAAGAAGCAGGGCGTCATCTGCAAATACGCGTTCCCGAAGGAAGGTTTCACCGCGTGGTTCCACGGGGTGGCGGTCGCCAAGGATACGCCGAACCTGCAGGCGGCGATCGACTATGTGAACTTCTGTCTCGAGGGCTGGTGGGGCGCGCAGGTCGCGCCGCAGGGCTACTACTCGCCGACGACGAGCTGCGAGAACTACCTCAAGAACAGCAAGAACACCGATCCGGACGGCGAATTCAACGACTACGACTGGTGGTACAACGGCGGCGCCAGCGAGGATCCGAAACCCGGCTGGCCGATCCGCGGGCGGGACACCGGCTCGTTCGCCAAGCGCTGGAGCAACATCATGCACTGGATGGTGTGGCCCGATGATCCGGACTACTACGCCGAGCGCTGGAACGACTTCCTCGCTGCCTAG
- a CDS encoding ABC transporter ATP-binding protein — MPEADVQLRGVSRRFDRVLAVNDVDLEVHRGEFLSVIGPSGCGKTTTMRLIAGLDQPDSGQIIIRGARMEGVPPYRRNVGLVFQSFALFPHLTVQRNVEFGLRMRGVPAGEREKKALAGLRAVGMQDLARRSIDQLSGGQRQRVALARALVVEPALILLDEPLGSLDARLRIEMQSELKSLQRRMGITFIHVSHNQGEALVMADRIAVMNEGRFEQVDPPQTIYNEPKTRFVAEFVGRNNLLDGTIGTISAGKIGVDTPHGTFVIDQGGRDLQVGQQVTMVVRADLMRSHIGDEPTAENTLTGTIKGLEYAGSVILLVLDLGNGKELKVEQHESLSKGQSAPRHGDSLTVSWSSADGHLLPAA, encoded by the coding sequence GTGCCGGAAGCCGACGTTCAGCTTCGTGGTGTCTCCCGACGGTTCGACCGCGTTCTGGCGGTGAACGATGTCGATCTGGAGGTCCATCGCGGCGAGTTCCTCTCGGTGATCGGGCCGAGCGGGTGCGGCAAGACCACGACGATGCGCCTGATCGCCGGGCTGGATCAGCCGGACAGCGGGCAGATCATCATCCGGGGCGCCCGCATGGAGGGGGTCCCGCCCTATCGGCGCAATGTGGGCCTGGTGTTCCAGTCCTTTGCGCTGTTCCCGCACCTGACCGTCCAGCGCAACGTCGAATTCGGGTTGCGCATGCGCGGGGTGCCGGCCGGTGAGCGCGAGAAGAAGGCGCTGGCGGGACTGCGCGCCGTGGGCATGCAGGATCTGGCGCGCCGCAGCATCGACCAGCTCTCCGGCGGCCAACGGCAGCGCGTGGCGCTGGCGCGCGCGCTGGTCGTCGAGCCCGCCCTCATCCTGCTCGACGAGCCGCTGGGTTCGCTCGATGCGCGGCTTCGGATCGAGATGCAGAGCGAGCTGAAGTCCCTGCAGCGGCGGATGGGGATCACGTTCATCCACGTCTCCCACAACCAGGGCGAAGCGCTGGTCATGGCGGATCGCATCGCGGTGATGAACGAGGGGCGCTTCGAGCAGGTCGACCCGCCGCAGACGATCTACAACGAGCCGAAGACCCGTTTCGTGGCCGAGTTCGTGGGCCGCAACAACCTGCTCGACGGTACGATCGGCACGATTTCCGCCGGCAAGATCGGCGTGGACACGCCGCACGGCACGTTCGTGATCGACCAGGGCGGACGCGACCTCCAGGTCGGGCAGCAGGTGACGATGGTCGTCCGGGCGGACCTCATGCGGTCGCACATCGGCGACGAGCCCACGGCCGAGAACACGCTGACCGGCACGATCAAGGGTCTCGAATATGCGGGCAGCGTGATCCTGTTGGTGCTCGACCTTGGCAACGGCAAGGAACTCAAGGTCGAGCAGCACGAGAGCCTCAGCAAAGGCCAGTCGGCCCCCAGGCACGGGGACAGCCTGACGGTGAGTTGGTCGTCGGCCGACGGCCACCTGCTGCCTGCCGCATAG
- a CDS encoding GntR family transcriptional regulator, protein MTLRQARHPGLTRVDRDTVQAQVYKKLRSALMTGSLAPGDPVTLRSLASAFGTSEMPVREALRQLLAEHALVSGPNRAIVVPMLTAEQLEEVRVIRVALEGMLAERAAALVSAGDIKKLKVLHKDATRLVRAGDFKKYLALNHKFHFLVYSAAGLPTALSIVESMWLRIGPALNFLLSKAHDAEKTSTGEEIEQVFERNHEHVVQALEHRDGPAARQAIADDINDAADYFLSLIAVH, encoded by the coding sequence ATGACACTGCGACAGGCAAGGCATCCCGGTCTCACGCGCGTGGACCGTGATACCGTTCAAGCGCAGGTCTACAAGAAGTTGCGCAGCGCGTTGATGACCGGCAGCCTGGCTCCGGGCGACCCGGTCACCCTGCGCAGCCTGGCGTCGGCGTTCGGGACCAGCGAAATGCCGGTACGCGAGGCCCTGCGCCAGTTGCTGGCGGAGCACGCACTCGTGTCCGGGCCGAACAGGGCGATCGTGGTGCCGATGCTCACCGCCGAGCAACTCGAGGAAGTCCGCGTGATCCGTGTGGCCTTGGAGGGCATGCTTGCCGAGCGCGCCGCGGCCCTGGTCTCGGCCGGCGACATCAAGAAGCTGAAAGTCTTGCACAAGGATGCGACCCGCCTGGTCCGCGCCGGCGACTTCAAGAAGTATCTCGCGCTCAATCACAAGTTCCACTTCCTGGTCTATTCCGCCGCCGGCCTGCCGACCGCGCTGAGCATCGTCGAGAGCATGTGGCTGCGGATCGGCCCGGCGTTGAACTTCCTGCTGTCGAAGGCGCACGACGCCGAGAAAACGAGCACCGGGGAAGAGATCGAGCAGGTCTTCGAGCGGAACCACGAGCACGTCGTCCAGGCGCTGGAGCACCGGGATGGCCCGGCCGCCCGACAGGCCATCGCCGACGATATCAACGACGCGGCGGACTACTTTCTGTCGCTGATCGCGGTGCACTGA
- a CDS encoding aminotransferase, whose translation MTSNAAHNLSLAEMDRQSFLHPVTSVSDHQKNGPHIFTEGSGARIRDIDGRSYIDGMGGLWCVNVGYGRESLAKAAAAEMGRMGYYHTFAAASSEPMARLADRLRRLINVEARAPQISKVTFGLSGSDANDTQVKIVRYYNNVRGKPAKKKIISRHGAYHGLTVAAGSLTGIPIYHKAFDLPTGDVIFAGTPHYYWHGRQGETEADFAARLALELEAIILREGPDTVAAFIAEPIMGTGGVLVPPAGYFERVQQVLDKYDVLFIVDEVICGFGRLGSWFGTTHFDLKPDLMSFAKGLTSGYFPMSAVAVSDKIWEAIRDGSDAFGMFAHGFTYSGHPAAGAVAMANLDIIEGEGLVAHCARVGSIFKRLLQERIGGHPNVAEIRGEGLMIAVEFVADRATKRRFDPGVKPHHKVVASARQGGLIIRPLPNGDVCSFAPPLVFSEDDAERAAAILGRAVDDVFAALDA comes from the coding sequence TTGACCAGCAATGCGGCCCATAATCTTTCGCTGGCCGAAATGGACCGGCAAAGCTTTCTGCATCCGGTCACGTCGGTGTCGGACCACCAGAAGAACGGCCCCCACATCTTCACCGAAGGCAGCGGGGCCAGGATCCGGGACATCGACGGCCGCTCCTACATCGACGGCATGGGCGGGCTGTGGTGCGTCAACGTCGGCTATGGCCGCGAATCCCTTGCCAAGGCGGCGGCCGCGGAAATGGGACGGATGGGCTACTACCACACCTTCGCGGCGGCCTCGAGCGAGCCTATGGCCCGTCTCGCCGACCGGTTGCGGCGCCTGATCAACGTCGAAGCCCGCGCACCTCAGATCAGCAAGGTGACCTTCGGCCTGTCCGGGTCCGACGCCAACGACACCCAGGTCAAGATCGTACGCTACTACAACAACGTCCGCGGCAAGCCGGCGAAGAAGAAGATCATCTCGCGCCACGGCGCCTATCACGGGCTCACGGTGGCGGCCGGCAGCCTGACCGGCATCCCGATCTACCACAAGGCCTTCGACCTGCCGACCGGCGACGTGATCTTCGCGGGGACGCCGCACTACTACTGGCACGGCAGGCAAGGCGAGACCGAGGCCGACTTCGCGGCACGGCTGGCGCTGGAGCTCGAGGCCATCATCCTGCGCGAGGGCCCCGACACCGTCGCCGCCTTCATCGCCGAGCCGATCATGGGCACCGGCGGCGTCCTCGTGCCGCCGGCGGGCTATTTCGAGCGCGTGCAGCAGGTCCTCGACAAGTACGACGTGCTGTTCATCGTCGACGAGGTGATCTGCGGCTTCGGCCGCCTGGGCAGCTGGTTCGGGACCACGCATTTCGACCTCAAGCCGGACCTGATGAGCTTCGCCAAGGGCCTGACCAGCGGCTATTTCCCGATGTCGGCCGTCGCGGTCTCGGACAAGATCTGGGAAGCGATCCGGGACGGCTCGGACGCCTTCGGCATGTTCGCCCACGGTTTCACCTATTCGGGCCATCCCGCCGCCGGCGCGGTCGCGATGGCCAATCTCGACATCATCGAGGGTGAGGGGCTCGTCGCGCATTGCGCCCGCGTCGGGTCGATTTTCAAGAGGCTGCTGCAGGAGCGGATCGGCGGGCATCCGAATGTCGCCGAGATCCGCGGCGAAGGGCTCATGATCGCGGTCGAGTTCGTGGCAGACCGCGCGACTAAGCGGCGCTTCGACCCCGGCGTGAAACCGCATCACAAGGTGGTGGCATCCGCCAGGCAGGGCGGCCTGATCATCCGGCCGCTGCCGAACGGCGACGTGTGTTCCTTCGCCCCGCCGCTGGTGTTCTCGGAGGACGACGCCGAACGGGCCGCAGCCATTCTCGGCCGGGCCGTCGACGACGTGTTCGCGGCCCTCGATGCCTGA
- a CDS encoding aminotransferase class IV, whose amino-acid sequence MSDPDPFARGTAFVDGAYVPIADAKISLLDWGFIRSDVTYDVVHVWRGAFFRLADHLDRFERSMAGLRMRIPYDRQAITGILRECVRRSGLANAYVAMVTTRGVPAPGMPRARPSLIENRFHAYALPWIDVIPPDVQQRGAHLIVATTPRIPADSVDPTIKNYHWGDLVRALFEAEDAGADNAVLLDRDGYVTEGPGFNIFAVHDGRVTTPDRGALEGVTRRTVIEICRQLGHPVAIGQLTADDLRAADEIFATTTAGGVMPVSRIDAAILANDRPGPISTRVKDVYWAWHDQDRFLTPVEP is encoded by the coding sequence GTGAGCGACCCCGACCCCTTCGCCAGGGGCACGGCCTTCGTCGACGGGGCCTATGTCCCGATCGCGGACGCGAAGATCTCGCTCCTGGACTGGGGGTTCATCCGCTCCGACGTCACCTACGACGTCGTCCATGTCTGGCGCGGCGCCTTCTTCCGGCTCGCCGACCACCTCGACCGCTTCGAGCGCTCGATGGCCGGTCTGCGCATGCGGATTCCGTACGATCGACAGGCGATCACCGGAATCCTGCGCGAATGCGTGCGGCGCAGCGGCCTGGCGAACGCCTATGTCGCAATGGTGACCACGCGCGGCGTGCCGGCACCGGGCATGCCACGCGCGCGCCCGAGCCTGATCGAGAACCGGTTCCATGCCTATGCACTGCCTTGGATCGACGTCATCCCACCCGACGTCCAGCAGCGCGGCGCGCACCTGATCGTCGCCACGACGCCGCGCATACCGGCGGACTCGGTCGACCCGACGATCAAGAACTACCACTGGGGCGATCTGGTCCGGGCCCTGTTCGAGGCCGAGGACGCCGGCGCCGACAATGCGGTCCTGCTCGACCGCGACGGCTATGTGACCGAGGGGCCGGGATTCAACATCTTCGCCGTTCACGACGGCCGCGTTACGACGCCCGACCGCGGCGCGCTCGAAGGCGTGACCCGACGGACCGTGATCGAGATCTGCCGCCAGCTTGGCCATCCTGTGGCGATCGGCCAACTGACGGCGGACGACCTGCGCGCCGCCGACGAGATCTTCGCCACCACCACCGCGGGCGGCGTCATGCCGGTCTCGCGCATCGACGCCGCGATCCTGGCCAACGACAGGCCGGGCCCGATTTCGACACGGGTCAAGGACGTCTACTGGGCCTGGCACGATCAGGACCGCTTCCTGACGCCGGTCGAGCCCTGA
- a CDS encoding amidohydrolase has translation MTRTLIRDATIVTMDARTGCAPVRGDILIDGAAIAAIGPDLQAGEGTEIVDGRDRLVMPGLVNAHTHSSETFFKGRYERMPLEIWLLYAYGMLAAEPLPPRLLYLRSLLLAMESLRGGVTLLCDDFFDPPAHDIDRLGIVFQAYADAGIRANVSSVVMDVPALDALPYARAIMPPEVQTLLPAGPPVSVEAYIAFCREALARFAGRDGRLNYMIAPSAPQRCTPAMLQVCHALAVEAGVPFHLHVLETVTQAVTGPMLYGKSLVRHMADLGVLSRNTTIAHAVWVDDDDIALMGAAGCSVAHNAISNQKLGAGIAPVRRLMDAGVTVALGTDGLSSNDTARIFDVMRVAGLIHSATGPDYGRWLGAEDVLRAATIGGARSAMLDATTGSLEPGKAADLIVLDLAGYAFTPLNDIAKHLVFAENGSSIERVMVAGRWVLKDGALTVVDERAVLAEIRDAVPALLKKHAQSELANRALEPWFAEIHRRASCHPRLDRYAGDGAA, from the coding sequence GTGACCCGCACCCTGATCCGCGACGCGACGATCGTGACGATGGACGCGCGCACTGGCTGCGCGCCGGTCCGCGGCGACATCCTGATCGACGGCGCGGCTATCGCCGCGATCGGGCCGGACCTGCAGGCGGGGGAGGGGACCGAGATCGTCGACGGTCGCGACCGCCTCGTCATGCCCGGGCTGGTCAACGCCCATACCCATTCCAGCGAGACATTCTTCAAGGGGCGCTACGAGCGCATGCCGCTGGAGATCTGGCTGCTCTACGCCTACGGCATGCTGGCGGCCGAGCCGCTGCCGCCGCGGCTGCTCTACCTGCGCTCGCTGCTGCTGGCGATGGAGTCGCTGCGCGGCGGCGTGACCCTGCTCTGCGACGACTTCTTCGATCCGCCCGCGCACGACATCGACCGCCTCGGCATCGTGTTCCAGGCCTATGCGGACGCTGGCATCCGCGCCAACGTCTCCAGCGTGGTGATGGACGTGCCGGCGCTCGACGCCTTGCCGTACGCCCGCGCGATCATGCCGCCCGAGGTGCAGACGCTGCTGCCGGCGGGCCCGCCGGTGTCGGTCGAGGCCTATATTGCCTTCTGCCGCGAGGCGCTTGCGCGCTTCGCCGGCCGCGACGGGCGGCTCAACTACATGATCGCGCCGTCGGCGCCGCAGCGATGCACGCCGGCGATGCTGCAGGTCTGTCACGCTCTGGCGGTGGAAGCGGGCGTGCCGTTCCACCTGCATGTGCTGGAAACGGTGACCCAGGCGGTCACCGGACCGATGCTCTATGGCAAGAGCCTGGTCCGCCACATGGCCGACCTGGGCGTGCTCAGCCGCAATACGACGATCGCGCATGCCGTCTGGGTCGACGACGACGACATCGCGCTGATGGGGGCGGCCGGCTGCTCGGTCGCGCACAATGCGATCTCGAACCAGAAGCTGGGTGCCGGCATTGCGCCGGTGCGCAGGCTGATGGACGCCGGCGTCACCGTTGCGCTCGGCACCGACGGTCTCTCGTCCAACGACACCGCGCGGATCTTCGATGTGATGCGCGTCGCCGGCCTGATCCACAGCGCGACCGGTCCCGACTACGGCCGCTGGCTCGGCGCCGAGGATGTGCTGCGCGCTGCCACCATCGGCGGCGCCCGCAGCGCCATGCTGGACGCGACCACCGGCTCGCTGGAGCCGGGCAAGGCCGCCGATCTGATCGTCCTCGACCTCGCCGGCTACGCGTTCACGCCGCTGAACGACATCGCCAAGCATCTGGTGTTCGCCGAGAACGGCTCGTCGATAGAGCGGGTCATGGTCGCCGGCCGCTGGGTCCTCAAGGACGGCGCGCTCACGGTCGTCGACGAACGGGCGGTCCTTGCCGAGATCAGGGATGCCGTACCGGCGCTGCTGAAGAAGCATGCGCAGTCGGAACTGGCCAACCGGGCCCTCGAGCCGTGGTTCGCCGAGATCCACAGGCGCGCATCATGCCATCCGCGCCTCGACCGGTATGCGGGCGACGGCGCTGCCTAG
- a CDS encoding nucleoside hydrolase, whose product MPRKLIITTDPGQDQAAAIMLILGRPDAFEVLGLVATAGNIGLDHTVANCLKLLELAGRTDIPVMAGLAQPLARPLVMAEHVHGPTGLDGPDLPLPAASVDPRPGVDFIVDTIRAAPAGSVTICSLSPMTNLAAALTRAPDIAPRIEALFAMAGAYFEVGNITPSAEFNVFVDPEAAAIVLAAGIPTTLLPLDVTHRMLSTPARLEAMRAVGTRCAVATAEMLTFSQAFDLAKYGWEGAPLHGPCVPAFMLAPEIFTGRAINVSIETESALTLGMSVADWWRITDRPRNAFWVRDGDPEAYYRLLLDALARLP is encoded by the coding sequence ATGCCGCGCAAGCTGATCATCACGACGGACCCGGGCCAGGACCAGGCCGCCGCGATCATGCTGATCCTCGGCCGGCCGGACGCGTTCGAGGTGCTCGGCCTGGTGGCGACGGCCGGCAACATCGGCCTCGATCACACGGTCGCCAACTGCCTGAAGCTGCTGGAGCTGGCGGGCCGCACCGATATTCCGGTGATGGCCGGGCTGGCGCAGCCGCTTGCCCGCCCGCTGGTGATGGCCGAGCATGTCCACGGTCCCACCGGCCTGGACGGGCCGGACCTGCCGCTGCCTGCCGCGTCTGTCGATCCGCGCCCGGGCGTCGACTTCATCGTCGACACGATCCGGGCCGCGCCGGCCGGCTCGGTCACCATCTGCTCGCTGTCGCCGATGACCAACCTCGCCGCGGCACTCACCCGCGCGCCGGACATCGCACCGCGGATCGAGGCACTGTTCGCCATGGCCGGGGCCTATTTCGAGGTCGGCAACATCACGCCAAGCGCCGAGTTCAACGTCTTCGTCGATCCCGAGGCCGCCGCCATCGTGCTTGCGGCCGGCATCCCGACGACCCTGTTACCGTTGGACGTCACCCACAGGATGCTGTCGACGCCGGCGCGGCTCGAGGCGATGCGCGCCGTCGGCACCCGCTGCGCCGTCGCCACGGCCGAGATGCTGACCTTTTCGCAGGCGTTCGACCTGGCCAAGTACGGCTGGGAAGGCGCGCCGCTGCACGGGCCCTGCGTGCCGGCCTTCATGCTGGCGCCGGAGATCTTCACCGGCCGCGCAATCAACGTCAGCATCGAGACCGAAAGTGCGCTGACTCTCGGCATGTCGGTCGCCGACTGGTGGCGGATCACCGACCGGCCGCGCAACGCCTTCTGGGTGCGCGATGGCGACCCGGAGGCCTATTACCGCCTGCTGCTCGACGCCCTGGCGCGGCTGCCGTGA
- a CDS encoding ABC transporter permease: protein MTDIIIAVLRSGTPLIYVALAGVIAQRAGVWHLGLEGVMIIGACATVVGIVLTGSFLQAMLIAIVLCVAASVLLWFVIEKLSANPIIAGLGLTGLGIGGTALAVQSIFGTQAAVTAPFGVPRLGEAFGDYGVLSVFVLAMPFVIVAMWVLLRRTRFGLQLAASGEHPFAARGVGVRPSLMRLAALMIGGVLCAIGGAELAAGSLQIFSQNMTAGRGFMAFAAVIFGAGHPFGAALAALFFAIVGALGIRAQLVFGDDVPHDLLLALPYLATIFGVWLSGRLRGGARSASGFAELRDY from the coding sequence ATGACCGACATCATCATCGCCGTCCTGCGCTCCGGCACCCCGCTCATCTACGTCGCGCTGGCAGGCGTCATCGCCCAGCGCGCCGGCGTCTGGCATCTCGGGCTCGAGGGCGTGATGATCATCGGCGCCTGCGCCACGGTCGTCGGCATCGTGCTGACGGGATCCTTTCTGCAGGCGATGCTGATCGCGATCGTGCTCTGTGTGGCGGCCTCGGTCCTGCTCTGGTTCGTGATCGAGAAGCTGTCCGCCAACCCGATCATCGCCGGCCTCGGGCTCACCGGGCTCGGCATCGGCGGCACCGCGCTGGCGGTCCAGTCGATCTTCGGCACCCAGGCCGCGGTGACGGCGCCGTTCGGCGTGCCGCGTCTGGGCGAGGCGTTCGGCGACTACGGCGTGCTATCGGTGTTCGTCCTGGCGATGCCGTTCGTCATCGTGGCGATGTGGGTCCTGCTGCGGCGGACCCGCTTCGGCCTCCAGCTTGCCGCCTCGGGCGAGCATCCGTTCGCCGCCCGCGGCGTCGGCGTCCGCCCGTCGCTGATGCGCCTGGCCGCGCTGATGATCGGCGGGGTGCTGTGCGCCATCGGCGGTGCCGAGCTCGCCGCCGGATCGCTGCAGATATTCTCGCAGAACATGACCGCCGGGCGCGGCTTCATGGCCTTCGCCGCCGTGATCTTCGGCGCGGGCCACCCGTTCGGTGCAGCTCTGGCGGCGCTGTTCTTCGCCATCGTCGGCGCGCTCGGCATTCGGGCGCAGCTCGTGTTCGGCGACGACGTCCCGCACGACCTGCTGCTCGCGCTGCCATACCTGGCGACGATCTTCGGCGTCTGGCTCAGCGGCCGGCTGCGCGGCGGCGCCAGGTCCGCGTCCGGCTTCGCCGAGCTGCGCGACTACTAG
- a CDS encoding ABC transporter permease: MIQARLVGVIRAGIFILIALALCGVIFAFAGYSVPLTFQAIADGAFLRPGAWEQSLRWALPLFITAAGVGLSFRAGYFNIGAQGQFYVGAICAAFVGDWLAGAPAALVIPACLVAGAIGGGLWGLWPGLLRLKSGTDEVITTLMGNFLAALLLVYVTSGPLKDPSGSGQQASSRPLDAAYRISDSLGVSWTIVGLAVGVGVAMWLLVNRSAFGVLAGLSGRNPTMVRWQGAKLWRLGLSSFVISGGLAGLAGAIELLGPNGRIASGFLPGHGFTAVLIALVAQLSVLGTALVALFFGGLASAALYLPIMAGLPAAAIDIVNAAITLFITAKSGLVDRLLRLGGRRT, from the coding sequence ATGATCCAGGCGCGCCTGGTCGGCGTCATCCGCGCGGGCATCTTCATCCTGATTGCGCTCGCGCTGTGCGGGGTGATCTTCGCCTTCGCCGGCTACTCGGTGCCGCTGACGTTTCAGGCCATCGCCGATGGCGCCTTCCTGCGCCCGGGCGCCTGGGAACAGAGCCTGCGCTGGGCCCTGCCGCTGTTCATCACCGCCGCGGGCGTCGGCCTTTCCTTCCGGGCCGGCTACTTCAACATCGGTGCGCAGGGGCAGTTCTATGTCGGTGCGATCTGCGCCGCCTTCGTCGGCGACTGGCTGGCCGGCGCGCCAGCGGCGCTGGTGATCCCGGCCTGCCTCGTCGCCGGCGCGATCGGCGGCGGGCTGTGGGGGCTGTGGCCCGGCCTGCTTCGGCTGAAGTCGGGGACCGACGAGGTGATCACCACGCTGATGGGGAACTTCCTAGCCGCGCTGCTGCTGGTCTATGTCACGTCCGGGCCGCTGAAGGACCCGTCGGGTTCGGGCCAGCAGGCTTCCAGCCGGCCGCTCGACGCCGCCTATCGCATCAGCGATTCGCTCGGCGTCTCCTGGACCATCGTCGGCCTTGCGGTCGGCGTGGGCGTGGCCATGTGGCTGCTGGTCAACCGTTCGGCCTTCGGCGTGCTCGCCGGGCTGTCCGGCCGCAATCCGACCATGGTGCGCTGGCAGGGGGCGAAGCTGTGGCGGCTGGGGTTGTCGAGCTTCGTGATCAGCGGTGGGCTGGCGGGGCTCGCCGGAGCGATCGAGCTGCTCGGCCCCAACGGCCGCATCGCCAGCGGGTTCCTGCCCGGTCACGGCTTCACCGCCGTCCTGATCGCACTGGTGGCGCAGCTGTCCGTGCTCGGCACCGCGCTGGTGGCGCTGTTCTTCGGCGGCCTCGCCTCCGCCGCGCTCTACCTGCCGATCATGGCCGGGCTGCCGGCGGCGGCCATCGACATCGTCAATGCGGCGATCACGCTGTTCATCACGGCCAAGTCGGGCCTGGTCGACCGCTTGCTCAGGCTTGGGGGGCGGCGGACATGA